A DNA window from Actinomadura coerulea contains the following coding sequences:
- the cydB gene encoding cytochrome d ubiquinol oxidase subunit II gives MELTTAWFIIIAFLWTSYFFLEGFDFGVGMLLPVLGRDDVERRVVINTIGPVWDGNEVWFIVAGAATFAAFPEWYATLFSGFYLPLLAILLALIIRGVAFEYRGKRDDARWRARWDRCIFWGSLVPAFVWGVAFANMVRGVPLDADHEFAGSLGDLLSPYALLGGLTTVTLFLLHGAVFLALKTSGGVRARARRIAGLAAVAAIVAGGGFLLITQLQYGKPVTWLTAAGAAAGLLAAAAANRRGREGWAFVGTGAAIVLAVATLFLSLFPDVLPSTLGTGGLTTANAASSAYTLKIMTWVAAVFTPIVMIYQGWTYWVFRKRIGTSHIPVKKPHVKKPVA, from the coding sequence ATGGAACTCACCACCGCCTGGTTCATCATCATCGCCTTCCTGTGGACGAGCTACTTCTTCCTCGAGGGGTTCGACTTCGGCGTCGGCATGCTGCTGCCCGTCCTCGGCCGCGACGACGTCGAGCGCCGCGTCGTCATCAACACCATCGGCCCCGTCTGGGACGGCAACGAGGTGTGGTTCATCGTCGCCGGCGCCGCCACCTTCGCCGCGTTCCCCGAGTGGTACGCCACCCTGTTCAGCGGCTTCTACCTGCCGCTCCTCGCGATCCTGCTCGCACTGATCATCCGCGGCGTCGCGTTCGAGTACCGCGGCAAGCGCGACGACGCCCGCTGGCGGGCCCGCTGGGACAGGTGCATCTTCTGGGGCAGCCTCGTGCCCGCGTTCGTGTGGGGCGTCGCGTTCGCGAACATGGTCCGCGGCGTGCCGCTGGACGCCGACCACGAGTTCGCCGGCTCGCTCGGCGACCTGCTCAGCCCGTACGCGCTGCTCGGCGGGCTCACCACCGTGACCCTGTTCCTCCTGCACGGCGCGGTGTTCCTCGCGCTCAAGACGTCCGGGGGCGTCCGGGCCCGGGCCCGCCGGATCGCCGGCCTCGCCGCGGTCGCCGCGATCGTCGCCGGGGGCGGCTTCCTGCTGATCACCCAGCTCCAGTACGGCAAGCCCGTCACCTGGCTCACCGCCGCGGGCGCCGCCGCCGGGCTGCTCGCCGCCGCGGCGGCCAACCGGCGCGGCCGCGAGGGCTGGGCGTTCGTCGGAACCGGCGCCGCCATCGTGCTCGCCGTCGCCACCCTGTTCCTGTCGCTGTTCCCGGACGTCCTGCCGTCCACCCTCGGCACCGGCGGCCTGACCACCGCGAACGCCGCCTCGTCCGCCTACACCCTGAAGATCATGACGTGGGTGGCGGCCGTGTTCACCCCGATCGTGATGATCTACCAGGGCTGGACGTACTGGGTCTTCCGCAAGCGGATCGGCACGTCCCACATCCCCGTGAAGAAGCCTCACGTGAAGAAGCCGGTCGCATGA
- a CDS encoding cytochrome ubiquinol oxidase subunit I, producing MDTVDIARWQFGITTVYHFLFVPLTIGLSALVAVLQTAWLRTGKTAYLRATKFWGKLFLINFAMGIVTGIVQEFQFGMNWSDYSRFVGDVFGAPLAIEGLLAFFVESTFLGLWIFGWDRLPKRLHLGCIWLVHIGTLLSAYFILAANSWMQHPVGYRIDHESGRAVLTDFWAVLTNSTQLVAFPHTMTAAFATGGMFMAGVSAWHLARRKNVEVFRPSLKLALVVTAIASIGVAITGDLQGKVMTEQQPMKMAAAEALYETERPASFSIFTVGTLNGEKEVFGVKVPRLLSFLATGTLDGEVKGINDVQAAERERYGAGDYRPMIPVIYWNFRVMSGAGIAMTMVSLAGLWLLRRGRLPSNPWVYRIGVLSLTLPFIGNSAGWIFTEMGRQPWSVFGVLKTSSSVSPGVSASSMLISVASLTALYGVLLVIETGLMLKYAKAGPPSEDEVLPPPSDGPGSDSDSDSERSLAFAY from the coding sequence ATGGACACCGTCGACATCGCCCGGTGGCAGTTCGGGATCACCACCGTCTACCACTTCCTCTTCGTCCCGCTCACGATCGGGCTCTCCGCGCTGGTCGCGGTGCTCCAGACCGCCTGGCTGCGGACGGGGAAGACGGCGTACCTGCGCGCCACCAAGTTCTGGGGCAAGCTCTTCCTGATCAACTTCGCGATGGGGATCGTCACCGGCATCGTGCAGGAGTTCCAGTTCGGCATGAACTGGAGTGACTACTCCCGGTTCGTCGGTGACGTCTTCGGGGCGCCGCTCGCCATCGAGGGCCTGCTCGCCTTCTTCGTCGAGTCGACCTTCCTCGGCCTGTGGATCTTCGGCTGGGACCGGCTGCCGAAACGGCTGCACCTCGGCTGCATCTGGCTCGTGCACATCGGGACGCTGCTGTCGGCGTACTTCATCCTCGCCGCGAACTCCTGGATGCAGCACCCCGTCGGCTACCGGATCGACCACGAGTCCGGACGGGCCGTCCTCACCGACTTCTGGGCCGTCCTGACCAACTCCACCCAGCTCGTCGCGTTCCCGCACACCATGACGGCGGCGTTCGCCACCGGCGGCATGTTCATGGCCGGCGTCAGCGCCTGGCACCTGGCCCGCCGCAAGAACGTCGAGGTGTTCCGGCCGTCGCTGAAGCTCGCGCTGGTCGTCACCGCGATCGCCTCCATCGGCGTCGCGATCACCGGCGACCTCCAGGGCAAGGTCATGACCGAGCAGCAGCCGATGAAGATGGCCGCCGCGGAGGCGCTCTACGAGACCGAGCGGCCCGCCTCCTTCTCGATCTTCACCGTCGGCACGCTGAACGGCGAGAAGGAGGTCTTCGGCGTCAAGGTACCGCGCCTGCTGTCGTTCCTCGCCACCGGCACCCTCGACGGCGAGGTCAAGGGGATCAACGACGTCCAGGCCGCCGAGCGGGAGCGCTACGGGGCCGGCGACTACCGGCCGATGATCCCCGTCATCTACTGGAACTTCCGCGTCATGTCCGGCGCCGGGATCGCCATGACGATGGTCTCGCTGGCCGGGCTGTGGCTGCTGCGCCGCGGCAGGCTCCCCTCCAACCCCTGGGTCTACCGGATCGGCGTCCTGTCGCTGACCCTGCCCTTCATCGGCAACTCCGCCGGATGGATCTTCACCGAGATGGGGCGGCAGCCCTGGTCGGTGTTCGGCGTGCTGAAGACGTCCTCCAGCGTCTCGCCCGGGGTCTCGGCATCGTCGATGCTGATCTCGGTCGCGTCGCTGACCGCGCTCTACGGCGTCCTCCTCGTCATCGAGACCGGGCTGATGCTCAAGTACGCCAAGGCCGGGCCCCCGTCGGAGGACGAGGTGCTGCCGCCGCCGTCCGACGGCCCCGGGTCCGACTCCGACTCCGACTCCGAGCGCTCGCTCGCGTTCGCCTACTGA
- a CDS encoding S1 family peptidase yields MHRRILGALAAAAAGAAALTAGASTASAAAPAAPAPSAQVKAVDFTGIVALSNCSGSLVRTPTAADSDPALVLTNGHCYEGGMPSAGQVITNRASSRTFSLLNSSGTGTLGTLRANRVLYATMTDTDVTLYRLSQSYATIQQTYRTPALQLSLSHPTAGADVRVVSGYWRRMYSCNIDGFAYRVREGDWTWKDSIRYTPECNVIGGTSGSPLIDASTGKVVGANNTINEDGGRCTLNNPCEVDQSGNITVHPNIGYAQQTYTLAACIAPGSVIDFNRAGCLVPRAGS; encoded by the coding sequence ATGCACAGACGCATTCTCGGAGCGCTCGCCGCGGCCGCCGCCGGCGCCGCCGCCCTGACCGCCGGCGCCTCCACCGCCTCCGCCGCCGCCCCCGCCGCCCCCGCGCCCTCCGCCCAGGTCAAGGCCGTCGACTTCACCGGGATCGTCGCCCTGAGCAACTGCTCGGGCTCACTCGTCCGCACACCGACCGCCGCCGACAGCGACCCGGCGCTCGTGCTCACCAACGGCCACTGCTACGAGGGCGGCATGCCCAGCGCCGGACAGGTCATCACGAACCGGGCGTCCAGCCGCACGTTCAGCCTGCTCAACTCCAGCGGCACGGGCACGCTCGGCACCCTGCGCGCCAACAGGGTGCTGTACGCCACCATGACCGACACCGACGTCACCCTGTACCGGCTCAGCCAGAGCTACGCGACCATCCAGCAGACCTACCGGACGCCGGCCCTCCAGCTCTCGCTGAGCCACCCCACCGCGGGCGCCGACGTGCGCGTGGTCTCCGGCTACTGGCGCAGGATGTACTCCTGCAACATCGACGGCTTCGCCTACCGCGTCCGGGAAGGGGACTGGACCTGGAAGGACTCGATCCGCTACACCCCCGAGTGCAACGTCATCGGCGGCACGTCGGGCTCCCCGCTCATCGACGCCTCGACGGGCAAGGTGGTCGGCGCGAACAACACCATCAACGAGGACGGCGGCCGCTGCACGCTGAACAACCCGTGCGAGGTCGACCAGTCGGGCAACATCACGGTGCACCCGAACATCGGGTACGCGCAGCAGACCTACACCCTGGCCGCCTGCATCGCCCCCGGCAGCGTCATCGACTTCAACCGCGCGGGCTGCCTCGTCCCGCGCGCCGGCAGCTGA
- a CDS encoding ATP-grasp domain-containing protein has product MDKPVVAIVRPFTSAAMVAPALREAGFSPVAVMDYTGPALAPLHSSHDPGNYDAVINHHGDMAETIARLGALKPIAVIPGVEAALRLAQECSDALAPAFSNVPELVDARRHKYLMHQALAEAGLPVPRQISTNDPDEVAAWIEREGLAGKDLVVKPPTSAGTVGVGRAPGGQGWREQFTAMLGTRDKLDVLAEEVLVQEMMTGTEYAIDTVSHDGRHSITDIIRYRRVPFGEGIAVYDFVEWLPYDTGTYGELIDYGLAALDAVGLRNWAAHTEIMMTPDGPRLLEVNARLAGAGNPAVTEIATGESQVTRIVDVCRGLGPQMPPGYTLRRNVMAVFLMSHSTGIVRNAEIYDQARDLPSYHSPVHLVSTGDRVDASTDLFASMTMGYIILAHEDAEQIYADREVIRKIEKDLVVDVEETA; this is encoded by the coding sequence ATGGACAAGCCAGTCGTCGCAATCGTGCGGCCCTTCACCTCCGCGGCGATGGTCGCTCCCGCGCTCCGGGAGGCGGGGTTCAGCCCTGTGGCCGTGATGGACTACACGGGACCCGCGCTCGCCCCGCTGCACTCCTCGCACGACCCCGGCAACTACGACGCGGTCATCAACCACCACGGCGACATGGCGGAGACGATCGCCCGGCTCGGCGCGCTGAAGCCGATCGCCGTCATCCCCGGCGTCGAGGCGGCGCTGCGGCTCGCGCAGGAGTGCTCGGACGCCCTCGCGCCGGCGTTCTCCAACGTCCCGGAGCTGGTCGACGCCCGCCGGCACAAGTACCTCATGCACCAGGCCCTGGCCGAGGCGGGGCTGCCCGTCCCCCGGCAGATCTCCACGAACGATCCCGACGAGGTCGCCGCCTGGATCGAGCGGGAGGGCCTCGCCGGCAAGGACCTCGTCGTCAAGCCGCCGACGAGCGCCGGCACCGTCGGGGTCGGCCGCGCTCCCGGCGGGCAGGGGTGGCGCGAGCAGTTCACGGCCATGCTCGGCACCCGCGACAAGCTCGACGTGCTGGCCGAGGAGGTCCTCGTCCAGGAGATGATGACCGGCACCGAGTACGCCATCGACACCGTCAGCCACGACGGCCGGCACTCGATCACCGACATCATCCGGTACCGGCGGGTCCCGTTCGGCGAGGGCATCGCGGTGTACGACTTCGTCGAGTGGCTCCCCTACGACACCGGCACCTACGGCGAGCTCATCGACTACGGGCTCGCCGCGCTGGACGCGGTGGGGCTGCGCAACTGGGCGGCGCACACCGAGATCATGATGACCCCGGACGGACCGCGCCTGCTGGAGGTCAACGCGCGGCTGGCCGGAGCGGGCAACCCCGCGGTCACCGAGATCGCCACCGGGGAGAGCCAGGTCACGAGGATCGTGGACGTGTGCCGCGGCCTCGGCCCGCAGATGCCGCCCGGCTACACCCTGCGCCGCAACGTCATGGCCGTGTTCCTCATGTCGCACTCCACCGGGATCGTGCGCAACGCCGAGATCTACGACCAGGCGCGCGACCTGCCCAGCTACCACTCGCCGGTGCACCTGGTGAGCACCGGCGACCGCGTCGACGCCAGCACGGACCTGTTCGCCAGCATGACGATGGGTTACATCATCCTCGCCCACGAGGACGCCGAGCAGATCTACGCCGACCGCGAGGTCATCCGCAAGATCGAGAAGGACCTGGTCGTGGACGTGGAGGAGACCGCCTGA
- a CDS encoding MFS transporter, with protein MTSPEHPTILATLRGMSGTVRILVLGNLISNLAAFLNAFLVLFLTSEGFSAWESGVVLTALMIGRISGSALGGAAADRVGYRWVIVGSMAGTAVLTAALVHVPNMWIGALVAGGAGLTATAYRPAAMAWVVELTPKDRHVMVFSVLRLTFNVGSTVGPMGAALLLTYASYSALFYVDAATSLAFGVVAYLALRSDAEPEVAGGGSGKDRTGYGQVLADRRFMLVVLGLFLTAMTYIQSSAALPLFVTGSGHDERVFAMLLTVNGGIVIAFEVLLSKWLQRLPIGVPMTLGMAMLGAGHLVYTGPTPVALLLLATVVWTFGEIIAAPSMMAYPGLVAPPALRARYIAAATIPQQVGYAVGPMIGVAAWHAWGSGVWVLTGAFGLAGAAAVAAGAGLARRRPAEEAEPALEPAAAAEAGE; from the coding sequence ATGACGTCCCCGGAGCACCCGACGATCCTCGCGACGCTGCGCGGGATGAGCGGGACGGTCCGGATCCTCGTCCTCGGAAACCTGATCAGCAATCTGGCGGCGTTCCTCAACGCGTTCCTCGTGCTGTTCCTGACCAGCGAGGGCTTCAGCGCGTGGGAGAGCGGCGTCGTGCTGACCGCGCTCATGATCGGCCGGATCTCCGGGTCGGCGCTCGGCGGCGCCGCCGCGGACCGCGTCGGGTACCGGTGGGTCATCGTCGGCTCGATGGCGGGCACGGCGGTGCTCACCGCGGCGCTCGTGCACGTGCCGAACATGTGGATCGGCGCTCTCGTCGCCGGAGGAGCGGGGCTGACCGCGACGGCGTACCGCCCGGCGGCGATGGCCTGGGTGGTCGAGCTGACGCCGAAGGACCGGCACGTGATGGTCTTCTCGGTGCTGCGGCTGACGTTCAACGTCGGCTCGACGGTCGGCCCGATGGGCGCCGCGCTGCTGCTGACCTACGCGTCCTACAGCGCGCTGTTCTACGTGGACGCGGCGACGTCGCTGGCGTTCGGCGTGGTCGCCTACCTGGCGCTGCGGTCGGACGCCGAGCCGGAGGTCGCCGGCGGCGGGTCCGGCAAGGACCGCACCGGCTACGGGCAGGTGCTGGCCGACCGGCGGTTCATGCTCGTCGTGCTCGGCCTCTTCCTCACCGCCATGACCTACATCCAGTCGTCGGCCGCCCTGCCGCTGTTCGTGACGGGCTCGGGCCATGACGAGCGGGTGTTCGCGATGCTGCTGACCGTCAACGGGGGCATCGTCATCGCCTTCGAGGTGCTGCTGTCCAAGTGGCTCCAGCGGCTGCCGATCGGGGTGCCGATGACGCTCGGCATGGCGATGCTGGGCGCCGGCCACCTCGTCTACACCGGCCCCACGCCCGTGGCGCTGCTCCTCCTCGCGACGGTGGTGTGGACGTTCGGGGAGATCATCGCGGCGCCGTCCATGATGGCCTACCCCGGCCTCGTCGCGCCGCCCGCGCTGCGCGCCCGCTACATCGCGGCGGCGACGATCCCGCAGCAGGTCGGCTACGCCGTCGGCCCCATGATCGGGGTCGCGGCGTGGCACGCGTGGGGCTCGGGCGTCTGGGTGCTGACCGGGGCGTTCGGGCTCGCGGGCGCCGCGGCCGTGGCCGCGGGCGCCGGGCTGGCGCGGCGGCGCCCGGCCGAGGAGGCCGAACCGGCCCTGGAGCCGGCCGCCGCGGCCGAGGCCGGCGAGTGA
- a CDS encoding ATP-grasp domain-containing protein yields MSYDPPAGGERPLLLLVASSYWVYRKYILESVSRRYRLWLLNPASASWEEPYIAGHTVVDCLDLEKLTAAARDVARDHEVAGVFCYDEVYIETSAHLSAALGLPVLDPGAVARCRDKSATREALRAAGFPQPASRAVASLEEARAFAAETGYPLIVKPRNLGGSLGLSKVERPEDLDAAFALTDKTRLGGIRQFEDYVIVEEFLDGPEISVECVLFRGECTPLIVARKVLGGSGTLAFEEIGHDVDADDPLLSDTGFHDMLTRVHAAVGFTDGYTHIEFKLTPDGAKHVIEINVRLGGGMIPYLGLLTSGVDGPLAAADVVAGRPPAVAFPKPRRAASIRFAYPPHDMEITSATVDKESMRPPVAEVELAVQPGWQVRLPPNGLARCGYVIAVAETLERTRAAIPDAGRYFTFEGTPLEQAP; encoded by the coding sequence ATGTCCTATGACCCGCCCGCGGGCGGCGAGCGTCCGCTCCTTCTCCTGGTCGCGAGCAGCTACTGGGTCTACCGCAAGTACATCCTCGAGTCGGTGTCGCGGCGGTACCGGCTCTGGCTGCTCAACCCGGCCTCGGCGAGCTGGGAGGAGCCCTACATCGCCGGGCACACCGTCGTCGACTGCCTCGACCTGGAGAAGCTGACGGCCGCGGCGCGCGACGTGGCCCGCGACCACGAGGTCGCCGGGGTGTTCTGCTACGACGAGGTCTACATCGAGACGTCCGCGCACCTCAGCGCGGCGCTCGGCCTCCCCGTCCTCGACCCTGGCGCGGTGGCGCGGTGCCGGGACAAGTCCGCGACGCGCGAGGCGCTGCGGGCCGCCGGGTTCCCGCAGCCCGCGTCCCGTGCCGTCGCGTCGCTGGAGGAGGCGCGCGCGTTCGCCGCCGAGACCGGCTACCCGCTCATCGTCAAGCCGCGCAACCTCGGCGGCAGCCTCGGCCTCAGCAAGGTCGAGAGGCCGGAGGACCTGGACGCGGCGTTCGCGCTCACCGACAAGACGCGGTTGGGCGGCATCCGCCAGTTCGAGGACTACGTGATCGTGGAGGAGTTCCTCGACGGACCGGAGATCTCCGTCGAGTGCGTCCTGTTCCGGGGGGAGTGCACGCCGCTGATCGTGGCGCGCAAGGTCCTCGGCGGCAGCGGCACCCTGGCGTTCGAGGAGATCGGCCACGACGTCGACGCCGACGACCCGCTGCTGTCCGACACCGGGTTCCACGACATGCTCACCCGGGTCCACGCCGCGGTCGGGTTCACCGACGGGTACACGCACATCGAGTTCAAGCTGACCCCGGACGGCGCGAAGCACGTCATCGAGATCAACGTCCGGCTCGGCGGGGGGATGATCCCCTACCTCGGGCTGCTGACGTCCGGTGTCGACGGGCCGCTGGCGGCGGCCGACGTGGTGGCGGGCCGCCCGCCGGCCGTGGCGTTCCCGAAGCCGCGCAGGGCGGCGTCCATCCGGTTCGCCTATCCCCCCCACGACATGGAGATCACGTCGGCGACCGTGGACAAGGAGTCGATGCGCCCACCGGTCGCCGAGGTCGAGCTCGCCGTGCAGCCGGGCTGGCAGGTGCGGCTGCCGCCGAACGGGCTGGCCCGCTGCGGCTACGTGATCGCGGTCGCGGAGACGCTGGAGCGGACCCGCGCCGCCATCCCGGACGCCGGGCGGTACTTCACGTTCGAGGGCACCCCGCTGGAGCAGGCGCCATGA
- a CDS encoding amidinotransferase: MTENAPAAGQSAPVGSYNEWDPLEEVIVGVVDGAAVPPWHPAIEATVPPEAWDFYRRNGGGGFPEEQVEAAREELDGFVSILEGEGVTVRRPDPVDQSRPFGTADWTSTGGSSHTFPRDIALVAGDQIVEATMGWRSYYFATHPFRTIFKDYFRRGARWVAAPKPQLTDASFNPGYAAAKPETMSPADPFPDATSVITEFEPIVDAGDFMRFGRDILVQRSHVTNRFGIEWVRRLLGGEFRVHEVAFADDHPMHMNATFVPLRPGRVLVNPERVPELPEMFAGWDVLVCPEPAIPADQTMYFCSRWIAMNTLMLDQERIFVEAQETELLRLLEKEGFTPIPVPFRTVNTFGGGFHCATLDVRRRGGPEDYFS; the protein is encoded by the coding sequence ATGACCGAGAACGCACCGGCGGCCGGGCAGTCCGCGCCGGTCGGCTCGTACAACGAGTGGGACCCGCTGGAAGAGGTGATCGTCGGCGTCGTCGACGGCGCGGCCGTCCCGCCGTGGCATCCGGCGATCGAGGCGACGGTCCCGCCCGAGGCGTGGGACTTCTACCGCCGCAACGGCGGCGGCGGCTTCCCGGAGGAGCAGGTCGAGGCGGCCCGCGAGGAGCTCGACGGGTTCGTGTCGATCCTGGAGGGCGAGGGCGTGACGGTCCGGCGCCCGGACCCGGTCGACCAGTCCCGCCCGTTCGGGACCGCCGACTGGACGTCCACCGGCGGCTCGTCGCACACCTTCCCCCGCGACATCGCGCTGGTCGCGGGCGACCAGATCGTCGAGGCGACGATGGGCTGGCGGTCGTACTACTTCGCCACCCACCCGTTCCGGACGATCTTCAAGGACTACTTCCGGCGCGGCGCGCGCTGGGTCGCGGCGCCGAAGCCGCAGCTCACCGACGCGTCCTTCAATCCCGGCTACGCCGCGGCCAAGCCGGAGACCATGTCCCCGGCCGACCCGTTCCCGGACGCCACGTCGGTCATCACCGAGTTCGAGCCCATCGTGGACGCGGGCGACTTCATGCGGTTCGGCCGCGACATCCTCGTGCAGCGCAGCCACGTCACCAACCGGTTCGGCATCGAGTGGGTGCGGCGGCTGCTCGGCGGCGAGTTCCGGGTGCACGAGGTCGCGTTCGCCGACGACCACCCGATGCACATGAACGCCACGTTCGTCCCGCTGCGCCCCGGCCGGGTGCTGGTCAACCCCGAGCGGGTGCCGGAACTGCCGGAGATGTTCGCCGGCTGGGACGTGCTGGTCTGCCCCGAGCCCGCCATCCCCGCCGACCAGACCATGTACTTCTGCAGCCGGTGGATCGCGATGAACACCCTCATGCTCGACCAGGAGCGGATCTTCGTCGAGGCGCAGGAGACCGAGCTGCTGCGGCTGCTGGAGAAGGAGGGGTTCACCCCCATCCCCGTCCCGTTCCGCACGGTCAACACCTTCGGCGGCGGCTTCCACTGCGCCACGCTCGACGTCCGCCGCCGGGGCGGGCCCGAGGACTACTTCTCCTGA
- a CDS encoding iron-containing redox enzyme family protein, whose product MTTVTEAVAASAAGLVPAGPVAPGLVTTSMAPTEAAASALAAYCSQRIFRPGPEVLIEGNPFRRPIGPPGAGDRDFSVPATEAEFLGSGQLIAGRVLCNAYESDMILLPPAGLASAKDDFEVFYGDEVRALRDAVRPGLERYAYSFLDDAVTVPPVRTLEELQAYFLAEVGGAGAPADASGSNPAVDPAAEVTGTMRMITECRRPEEAAALHLIQLALDALTEASAMARNLGGSYGVEQSELFKIFNDEFGYGVYGAKHSTIFKEMLASVGLRTDVHAYWNFYLTSSLVGVNYFNWLTEDHRGMFRYMAAVTYLEWLFAQGFADTGAMLRAVYGDRVDAKYCDEHAHIDVHHGRMTYENLLLGLARTHGELVIPELVRGIEDTKLLLRLGDADFRAQIDWADALDRHTEAGAALATSAADDAATSTLRPDSPFSTGVYDSDRLVEVTSGEADVYAWATDHPHRLGTGDVLLVPRGRLHGLKAASPEARVTVRTVERTSR is encoded by the coding sequence GTGACGACGGTCACGGAGGCGGTCGCCGCATCGGCGGCGGGCCTGGTGCCGGCGGGTCCGGTGGCGCCGGGCCTGGTGACGACGAGCATGGCGCCGACGGAGGCCGCGGCGAGCGCCCTCGCCGCCTACTGCTCGCAGCGCATCTTCCGGCCGGGTCCCGAGGTGCTCATCGAGGGCAACCCGTTCCGGCGGCCGATCGGCCCGCCGGGCGCCGGCGACCGGGACTTCTCCGTCCCGGCGACGGAGGCGGAGTTCCTCGGCAGCGGCCAGCTCATCGCCGGCCGGGTGCTGTGCAACGCCTACGAGAGCGACATGATCCTGCTGCCGCCCGCGGGGCTGGCCTCGGCGAAGGACGACTTCGAGGTCTTCTACGGCGACGAGGTGCGGGCGCTGCGCGACGCCGTCCGGCCTGGCCTGGAGCGGTACGCGTACTCCTTCCTGGACGACGCCGTCACCGTCCCGCCGGTGCGGACGCTGGAGGAGCTCCAGGCGTACTTCCTCGCCGAGGTCGGCGGGGCGGGGGCGCCCGCCGACGCGTCCGGGAGCAACCCGGCGGTGGACCCGGCCGCCGAGGTGACCGGCACCATGCGGATGATCACCGAGTGCCGGCGGCCGGAGGAGGCCGCGGCGCTGCACCTGATCCAGCTCGCCCTGGACGCGCTGACCGAGGCGTCGGCGATGGCGCGCAACCTCGGCGGCTCCTACGGCGTCGAGCAGTCCGAGCTCTTCAAGATCTTCAACGACGAGTTCGGGTACGGGGTCTACGGCGCCAAGCACAGCACGATCTTCAAGGAGATGCTGGCCAGCGTCGGGCTGCGCACCGACGTGCACGCCTACTGGAACTTCTACCTGACCAGCTCCCTGGTCGGGGTGAACTACTTCAACTGGCTCACCGAGGACCACCGCGGCATGTTCCGCTACATGGCCGCGGTGACCTACCTGGAGTGGCTGTTCGCCCAGGGGTTCGCCGACACCGGCGCCATGCTCCGCGCCGTCTACGGCGACCGCGTGGACGCCAAGTACTGCGACGAGCACGCGCACATCGACGTCCACCACGGGCGGATGACCTACGAGAACCTGCTGCTCGGCCTGGCCCGCACGCACGGCGAGCTGGTCATCCCCGAGCTGGTGCGCGGCATCGAGGACACCAAGCTCCTGCTCCGCCTCGGCGACGCCGACTTCCGGGCGCAGATCGACTGGGCGGACGCCCTCGACCGGCACACCGAGGCGGGCGCGGCGCTGGCGACCTCCGCGGCGGACGACGCCGCGACGAGCACGCTCCGTCCGGACAGCCCGTTCAGTACCGGCGTGTACGACTCCGACCGGCTCGTGGAGGTCACGAGCGGCGAGGCGGACGTGTACGCGTGGGCGACCGACCACCCGCACCGGCTCGGCACGGGCGACGTGCTGCTGGTGCCGCGCGGCCGCCTGCACGGCCTGAAGGCCGCCTCGCCCGAGGCCCGGGTGACCGTTCGAACCGTCGAGAGGACGTCGCGATGA
- a CDS encoding 50S ribosomal protein L11 methyltransferase, translated as MNSAQPQGAVTEIRDGMELGEFLRWGRDLHHQGRYEDAARAFELILGVDADNQEALIGRNRAVRCSVPRWHWEMLHDEERAELYDRAIRQAVAAAPDSLVLDIGAGSGLLAMMAARAGAREVVACEGQASVAETAARVVRVAGYDDAVGVVSKMSTRMTVPGDLPRRAGLLVTEIVDCGLLGEGILGTIAHAREHLLTPDATIMPSRGRIIAQLVESEPLHRKNHVGKLYGFDLAPFNRLSTLEYFDSRLHRHEHRTLSEPVTVFEFDFYTADARPQRTELTVRPTAAGKMHAIAFWFEMELLPGIVVDNAPGHDSHWKQAIQCLPVPLHVQPDLPVSLVAAHDGECVRFEVESEEVVA; from the coding sequence ATGAACAGCGCACAGCCGCAGGGCGCGGTCACGGAGATCCGCGACGGAATGGAGCTCGGCGAGTTCCTCAGGTGGGGGCGCGACCTGCACCACCAGGGCCGCTACGAGGACGCCGCCAGGGCCTTCGAACTGATCCTCGGCGTGGACGCCGACAACCAGGAGGCCCTGATCGGCCGGAACCGGGCCGTCCGGTGCTCCGTCCCCCGCTGGCACTGGGAGATGCTGCACGACGAGGAGCGCGCCGAGCTGTACGACCGGGCGATCCGGCAGGCGGTGGCGGCCGCGCCGGACTCGCTGGTCCTCGACATCGGCGCCGGTTCGGGCCTGCTGGCGATGATGGCGGCGCGCGCCGGGGCGCGGGAGGTCGTGGCCTGCGAGGGCCAGGCGTCCGTCGCCGAGACGGCGGCGCGGGTGGTCCGGGTGGCCGGGTACGACGACGCGGTCGGCGTCGTGTCGAAGATGTCGACCCGCATGACCGTGCCCGGGGACCTGCCGAGGCGCGCCGGCCTGCTGGTCACCGAGATCGTCGACTGCGGGCTGCTCGGCGAGGGCATCCTCGGCACGATCGCGCACGCCCGCGAGCACCTCCTCACCCCGGACGCGACGATCATGCCGTCGCGCGGGCGGATCATCGCTCAGCTCGTCGAGAGCGAGCCGCTGCACCGCAAGAACCACGTCGGCAAGCTGTACGGGTTCGACCTCGCGCCCTTCAACCGGCTGTCCACGCTGGAGTACTTCGACTCCCGCCTGCACCGCCACGAGCACCGGACGCTGTCGGAGCCGGTGACGGTGTTCGAGTTCGACTTCTACACGGCGGACGCGCGCCCGCAGCGCACCGAGCTGACGGTCCGGCCGACGGCCGCGGGGAAGATGCACGCGATCGCCTTCTGGTTCGAGATGGAGCTGCTGCCGGGGATCGTGGTCGACAACGCGCCCGGCCACGACTCGCACTGGAAGCAGGCGATCCAGTGCCTGCCCGTCCCGCTGCACGTCCAGCCTGACCTGCCGGTGTCGCTGGTCGCCGCCCACGACGGCGAGTGCGTCCGCTTCGAGGTGGAGTCCGAGGAGGTGGTCGCGTGA